In Burkholderia contaminans, the following proteins share a genomic window:
- the fusA gene encoding elongation factor G yields MARKTPIERYRNIGISAHIDAGKTTTTERILFYTGVNHKIGEVHDGAATMDWMEQEQERGITITSAATTAFWKGMGGNYPEHRINIIDTPGHVDFTIEVERSMRVLDGACMVYCAVGGVQPQSETVWRQANKYKVPRLAFVNKMDRTGANFFKVYDQLRLRLKANPVPVVVPIGAEENFKGVVDLIKMKAIIWDEASQGTKFDYVDIPAELAETCKEWREKMVEVAAEASEDLMNKYLEEGDLPEADIVKALRDRTIACEIQPMLCGTAFKNKGVQRMLDAVIDFLPSPVDIPPVKGELENGEEAERKASDEEKFSSLAFKIMTDPFVGQLIFFRVYSGVVNSGDTLLNSTKGKKERLGRILQMHANQREEIKEVRAGDIAAAVGLKEATTGDTLCDPANPIVLERMVFPEPVISQAVEPKTKADQEKMGLALNRLAQEDPSFRVQTDEESGQTIISGMGELHLEILVDRMKREFGVEATVGKPQVAYRETIRSTAKDVDGKFVKQSGGRGQYGHAVITLEPNEQGKGYEFFDEIKGGVIPREYIPAVDKGIQDTLKSGVLAGFPVVDVKVHLTFGSYHDVDSNENAFRMAGSMAFKEAMRKANPVVLEPMMAVEVETPEDYMGNVMGDLSGRRGIVQGMEDMVGGGKIVRAEVPLSEMFGYSTSLRSLTQGRATYTMEFKHYAEAPRNVADAIISAKSK; encoded by the coding sequence GTGGCTCGCAAGACTCCTATCGAGCGCTACCGCAATATCGGTATTAGCGCTCACATCGACGCCGGCAAAACGACGACGACCGAGCGCATTCTGTTTTACACCGGTGTGAACCACAAGATCGGTGAAGTCCACGACGGCGCAGCCACGATGGACTGGATGGAGCAGGAACAGGAGCGTGGCATCACGATCACGTCCGCTGCTACCACCGCCTTCTGGAAGGGCATGGGCGGCAACTATCCGGAACACCGCATCAACATCATCGACACGCCGGGCCACGTCGACTTCACGATTGAAGTTGAGCGCTCGATGCGCGTGCTCGACGGCGCGTGCATGGTGTACTGCGCAGTGGGCGGCGTGCAGCCGCAGTCGGAAACGGTGTGGCGCCAGGCTAACAAGTACAAGGTGCCGCGTCTCGCGTTCGTCAACAAGATGGACCGTACCGGCGCGAACTTCTTCAAGGTCTACGACCAGCTCCGTCTGCGCCTGAAGGCGAACCCGGTTCCGGTCGTGGTGCCGATCGGCGCGGAAGAAAACTTCAAGGGCGTCGTCGACCTGATCAAGATGAAGGCGATCATTTGGGACGAAGCGTCGCAAGGCACGAAGTTCGACTACGTCGACATCCCGGCCGAGCTCGCAGAGACCTGCAAGGAATGGCGCGAGAAGATGGTCGAAGTGGCTGCCGAAGCCAGCGAAGACCTGATGAACAAGTACCTGGAAGAAGGCGATCTGCCGGAAGCCGACATCGTCAAGGCGCTGCGCGACCGTACGATCGCGTGCGAAATCCAGCCGATGCTGTGCGGTACCGCGTTCAAGAACAAGGGCGTGCAGCGTATGCTCGACGCCGTGATCGACTTCCTGCCGTCGCCGGTCGACATCCCGCCGGTCAAGGGTGAGCTCGAGAACGGTGAAGAAGCAGAGCGCAAGGCGTCGGACGAAGAGAAGTTCTCGTCGCTCGCGTTCAAGATCATGACCGACCCGTTCGTCGGCCAGCTGATCTTCTTCCGTGTGTACTCGGGCGTCGTCAACTCGGGCGACACGCTGCTGAACTCGACCAAGGGCAAGAAGGAACGCCTCGGCCGTATTCTGCAGATGCACGCGAACCAGCGTGAAGAAATCAAGGAAGTCCGTGCAGGCGACATCGCTGCTGCGGTCGGCCTGAAGGAAGCGACCACCGGCGACACGCTGTGCGATCCGGCAAATCCGATCGTGCTCGAGCGCATGGTGTTCCCGGAGCCGGTGATTTCGCAGGCTGTCGAGCCGAAGACCAAGGCTGACCAGGAAAAGATGGGCCTCGCACTGAACCGTCTGGCTCAGGAAGATCCGTCGTTCCGCGTGCAGACCGACGAAGAGTCGGGCCAGACCATCATTTCGGGCATGGGCGAGCTCCACCTCGAAATTCTGGTCGACCGGATGAAGCGTGAATTCGGCGTGGAAGCAACCGTCGGCAAGCCGCAGGTTGCATACCGCGAAACGATCCGTTCGACGGCGAAGGACGTCGACGGCAAGTTCGTCAAGCAGTCGGGTGGTCGCGGCCAGTACGGTCACGCAGTCATCACGCTCGAGCCGAACGAACAAGGCAAGGGCTACGAGTTCTTCGACGAGATCAAGGGTGGTGTGATTCCGCGTGAATACATCCCGGCGGTCGACAAGGGTATCCAGGACACGCTGAAGTCGGGCGTGCTGGCTGGCTTCCCGGTCGTTGACGTGAAGGTTCACCTGACGTTCGGTTCGTACCACGACGTTGACTCGAACGAAAACGCGTTCCGCATGGCCGGTTCGATGGCGTTCAAGGAAGCGATGCGCAAGGCGAACCCGGTCGTCCTCGAGCCGATGATGGCTGTCGAAGTCGAGACGCCGGAAGACTACATGGGCAACGTGATGGGCGACCTGTCGGGCCGTCGCGGTATCGTCCAGGGCATGGAAGACATGGTTGGCGGCGGCAAGATCGTGCGCGCCGAAGTACCGCTGTCGGAAATGTTCGGTTACTCGACGTCGCTGCGCTCGCTGACGCAAGGTCGTGCAACGTACACGATGGAGTTCAAGCACTACGCTGAAGCTCCGCGCAACGTTGCTGACGCGATCATCAGCGCGAAGTCGAAGTAA
- the tuf gene encoding elongation factor Tu: MAKGKFERTKPHVNVGTIGHVDHGKTTLTAAITTVLTKKFGGEAKAYDQIDAAPEEKARGITINTAHVEYETANRHYAHVDCPGHADYVKNMITGAAQMDGAILVCSAADGPMPQTREHILLARQVGVPYIIVFLNKCDMVDDAELLELVEMEVRELLSKYDFPGDDTPIVKGSAKLALEGDTGELGEVAIMSLADALDTYIPTPERAVDGAFLMPVEDVFSISGRGTVVTGRVERGIVKVGEEIEIVGIKPTVKTTCTGVEMFRKLLDQGQAGDNVGILLRGTKREDVERGQVLAKPGSITPHTHFTAEVYVLSKDEGGRHTPFFNNYRPQFYFRTTDVTGSIELPKDKEMVMPGDNVSITVKLIAPIAMEEGLRFAIREGGRTVGAGVVAKIIE; encoded by the coding sequence ATGGCAAAAGGTAAATTCGAGCGGACCAAGCCGCACGTGAACGTTGGTACGATTGGTCACGTTGACCACGGCAAGACGACGCTGACGGCAGCGATCACGACGGTTCTGACGAAGAAGTTCGGCGGCGAAGCGAAGGCATACGACCAGATCGACGCGGCACCGGAAGAAAAGGCGCGCGGCATCACGATCAACACGGCACACGTCGAGTACGAAACGGCTAACCGCCACTACGCACACGTCGACTGCCCGGGCCACGCTGACTATGTGAAGAACATGATCACGGGCGCAGCGCAGATGGACGGCGCGATCCTGGTTTGCTCGGCAGCAGACGGCCCGATGCCGCAAACGCGCGAGCACATCCTGCTGGCACGTCAGGTTGGCGTTCCGTACATCATCGTGTTCCTGAACAAGTGCGACATGGTGGACGATGCTGAACTGCTCGAGCTGGTCGAGATGGAAGTTCGCGAACTCCTGTCGAAGTACGACTTCCCGGGCGACGACACGCCGATCGTGAAGGGTTCGGCGAAGCTGGCGCTGGAAGGCGACACGGGCGAGCTGGGCGAAGTGGCGATCATGAGCCTGGCCGACGCGCTGGACACGTACATCCCGACGCCGGAGCGTGCAGTTGACGGCGCGTTCCTGATGCCGGTTGAAGACGTGTTCTCGATCTCGGGCCGTGGTACGGTCGTGACGGGTCGCGTTGAGCGCGGCATCGTGAAGGTCGGCGAAGAAATCGAAATCGTCGGTATCAAGCCGACGGTGAAGACGACCTGCACGGGCGTTGAAATGTTCCGCAAGCTGCTGGACCAAGGTCAAGCGGGCGACAACGTTGGTATCCTGCTGCGCGGCACGAAGCGTGAAGACGTGGAGCGTGGCCAGGTTCTGGCGAAGCCGGGTTCGATCACGCCGCACACGCACTTCACGGCTGAAGTGTACGTGCTGAGCAAGGACGAAGGCGGCCGTCACACGCCGTTCTTCAACAACTACCGTCCGCAGTTCTACTTCCGTACGACGGACGTGACGGGCTCGATCGAGCTGCCGAAGGACAAGGAAATGGTGATGCCGGGCGACAACGTGTCGATCACGGTGAAGCTGATCGCTCCGATCGCGATGGAAGAAGGTCTGCGCTTCGCAATCCGCGAAGGCGGCCGTACGGTCGGCGCCGGCGTCGTCGCCAAGATCATCGAGTAA
- the rplB gene encoding 50S ribosomal protein L2, with the protein MAIVKVKPTSPGRRAMVKVVNKNLHQGKPFAALLDSQSSTAGRNNNGRITTRHKGGGHKQHYRIVDFRRTKDGIPAKVERLEYDPNRSANIALVLYADGERRYIIAPKGLTVGQQLMSGSEAPIRAGNTLPIRNIPVGTTIHCIEMLPGKGAQMARSAGTSAMLLAREGVYAQVRLRSGEIRRVHIECRATIGEVGNEEHSLRQIGKAGANRWRGIRPTVRGVAMNPVDHPHGGGEGKTAAGRDPVSPWGTPAKGYRTRSNKRTTTMIVQRRHKR; encoded by the coding sequence ATGGCAATCGTTAAAGTTAAGCCGACATCGCCGGGTCGCCGCGCGATGGTCAAGGTGGTCAACAAGAACCTGCACCAGGGCAAGCCGTTCGCGGCACTGCTCGACTCGCAGAGCTCGACCGCCGGCCGTAACAACAACGGTCGTATCACCACGCGTCACAAGGGTGGTGGTCACAAGCAGCACTACCGTATCGTCGATTTCCGTCGCACGAAGGATGGCATCCCGGCAAAGGTCGAGCGTCTCGAGTACGACCCGAACCGTAGCGCGAACATCGCGCTGGTGCTCTACGCAGACGGCGAACGTCGCTACATCATCGCCCCGAAGGGCCTGACCGTCGGCCAACAGCTGATGTCGGGTTCGGAAGCGCCGATCCGCGCAGGCAACACGCTGCCGATCCGCAACATTCCGGTCGGTACGACGATCCACTGCATCGAGATGCTGCCGGGCAAGGGCGCGCAAATGGCGCGTTCGGCTGGTACGTCGGCCATGCTGCTGGCGCGTGAAGGCGTCTACGCGCAGGTTCGTCTGCGTTCGGGCGAAATCCGCCGCGTGCACATCGAGTGCCGTGCAACGATCGGTGAAGTCGGCAACGAAGAGCATAGCCTGCGCCAGATCGGCAAGGCTGGCGCGAACCGCTGGCGCGGTATCCGCCCGACGGTGCGTGGCGTTGCGATGAACCCGGTTGATCACCCGCACGGTGGTGGTGAGGGCAAGACGGCTGCAGGTCGCGATCCGGTTAGCCCGTGGGGTACGCCGGCTAAGGGTTATCGCACCCGTAGCAACAAGCGCACGACGACGATGATCGTCCAGCGCCGTCACAAGCGTTAA
- the rpsS gene encoding 30S ribosomal protein S19, which produces MARSVKKGPFCDAHLLKKVEAAAASRDKKPIKTWSRRSTILPDFIGLTIAVHNGRQHVPVYISENMVGHKLGEFALTRTFKGHAADKKAKK; this is translated from the coding sequence ATGGCACGTTCTGTTAAAAAAGGTCCGTTCTGCGACGCCCATTTGCTGAAGAAAGTTGAGGCGGCTGCAGCTTCGCGCGACAAAAAGCCGATCAAGACCTGGTCGCGTCGCTCGACGATTCTGCCGGATTTCATCGGCCTGACGATCGCTGTTCACAACGGCCGTCAACACGTTCCGGTGTACATCTCGGAAAACATGGTCGGCCACAAGCTTGGCGAGTTCGCACTGACCCGTACGTTCAAGGGTCACGCAGCCGACAAGAAGGCCAAGAAATAA
- the rplD gene encoding 50S ribosomal protein L4 produces the protein MELKLLNENGQEGAVVNASDVVFGRDYNEALIHQVVVAYQANARQGNRAQKDREQVKHTTKKPWRQKGTGRARAGMSSSPLWRGGGRIFPNSPEENFSHKVNKKMHRAGLCSIFSQLAREGRLSVVEDIILEAPKTKLLAEKFKTMGLDSVLIITDTVDENLYLASRNLPHVAIVEPRYADPLSLIYFKKVLVTKAAVAQIEELLS, from the coding sequence ATGGAACTCAAGCTCCTGAACGAAAATGGTCAGGAAGGTGCAGTGGTCAACGCATCGGACGTCGTGTTCGGTCGTGACTACAACGAAGCGCTGATCCACCAGGTCGTCGTCGCTTACCAGGCGAACGCTCGCCAAGGTAACCGCGCACAGAAGGACCGTGAGCAAGTCAAGCACACGACGAAGAAGCCGTGGCGCCAGAAGGGTACGGGCCGCGCTCGTGCCGGTATGTCGTCGAGCCCGTTGTGGCGTGGCGGTGGTCGTATCTTCCCGAATTCGCCGGAAGAAAACTTCTCGCACAAGGTCAACAAGAAGATGCATCGCGCAGGTCTCTGCTCGATCTTCTCGCAGCTGGCCCGTGAAGGCCGTCTGTCGGTCGTTGAGGACATCATCCTCGAAGCGCCGAAGACCAAGCTGCTGGCCGAAAAATTCAAGACCATGGGTCTCGACTCCGTGCTGATCATCACCGACACGGTCGACGAGAACCTGTACCTGGCATCGCGCAACCTGCCGCACGTGGCAATTGTCGAGCCGCGCTACGCTGACCCGCTCTCGCTGATCTACTTCAAGAAAGTGCTGGTCACGAAGGCTGCGGTCGCCCAGATCGAGGAGTTGCTGTCATGA
- the rpsG gene encoding 30S ribosomal protein S7, whose protein sequence is MPRRREVPKREVLPDPKFGNVDVAKFMNMLMLSGKKSVAERIVYGAFEQIQTKGGKDPLEVFTVALNNVKPVVEVKSRRVGGANYQVPVEVRPSRRMALAMRWLREAAKKRSEKSMALRLAGELSEAAEGRGGAMKKRDEVHRMAEANRAFSHFRF, encoded by the coding sequence ATGCCGCGTCGTCGCGAAGTCCCCAAGCGGGAAGTGTTGCCGGATCCGAAGTTCGGTAACGTTGATGTAGCCAAGTTCATGAACATGCTGATGCTGTCCGGCAAGAAGTCGGTCGCAGAGCGCATCGTTTATGGCGCATTCGAACAAATCCAGACCAAGGGTGGCAAGGACCCGCTGGAAGTGTTCACGGTTGCGCTCAACAACGTCAAGCCGGTGGTCGAAGTGAAGAGCCGTCGCGTTGGTGGTGCCAACTATCAAGTTCCGGTCGAAGTGCGCCCGTCGCGTCGTATGGCATTGGCGATGCGCTGGCTGCGTGAGGCTGCGAAGAAGCGTAGCGAGAAGTCGATGGCCCTGCGCCTGGCAGGTGAACTCTCCGAAGCGGCCGAAGGCCGTGGCGGCGCGATGAAGAAGCGCGACGAAGTTCACCGCATGGCAGAAGCCAACCGCGCGTTCTCGCATTTCCGTTTCTAA
- the rplV gene encoding 50S ribosomal protein L22, with translation MEVKAIHRGARISAQKTRLVADQIRGLPVDKALNVLTFSPKKAAGIVKKVVLSAIANAEHNEGADIDELKIKSIYVDKAASLKRFTARAKGRGNRIEKQSCHITVTVGN, from the coding sequence ATGGAAGTGAAAGCAATTCATCGCGGTGCCCGCATCTCGGCGCAGAAAACGCGCCTTGTGGCTGACCAGATCCGCGGTTTGCCGGTCGACAAGGCGCTGAACGTTCTGACGTTCTCGCCGAAGAAGGCGGCTGGCATCGTGAAGAAGGTTGTGCTGTCGGCAATCGCGAATGCGGAGCACAACGAAGGCGCTGATATCGACGAGCTCAAGATCAAGAGCATCTACGTCGACAAGGCTGCATCGCTCAAGCGTTTCACCGCGCGCGCCAAGGGCCGCGGTAACCGCATCGAGAAGCAATCCTGTCACATCACTGTGACGGTCGGGAATTAA
- the rpsL gene encoding 30S ribosomal protein S12 — MPTINQLVRKGRQSETTKSKSPALQDCPQRRGVCTRVYTTTPKKPNSALRKVAKVRLTNGFEVISYIGGEGHNLQEHSVVLIRGGRVKDLPGVRYHMVRGSLDTQGVKDRKQARSKYGAKRAKAAK; from the coding sequence ATGCCAACCATCAACCAACTGGTTCGCAAAGGCCGTCAGTCGGAAACGACGAAGAGCAAGAGCCCGGCCCTGCAGGACTGCCCCCAGCGTCGCGGCGTGTGCACCCGTGTGTACACGACGACGCCGAAGAAGCCGAACTCGGCACTCCGTAAGGTCGCCAAGGTTCGTCTGACGAACGGCTTCGAAGTGATTTCGTACATCGGCGGTGAAGGCCACAACCTGCAGGAACACTCGGTTGTGCTGATCCGCGGCGGCCGTGTGAAGGACTTGCCGGGTGTGCGTTACCACATGGTTCGCGGCTCGCTGGATACCCAGGGCGTCAAGGACCGTAAGCAAGCGCGCTCGAAGTACGGCGCGAAGCGTGCAAAGGCTGCAAAGTAA
- the rpsJ gene encoding 30S ribosomal protein S10, producing MQQQKIRIRLKAFDYRLIDQSAAEIVDTAKRTGAIVRGPVPLPTRIQRFDILRSPHVNKTSRDQLEIRTHQRLMDIVDPTDKTVDALMKLDLPAGVDVEIKLQ from the coding sequence ATGCAGCAACAGAAAATCCGCATTCGCCTGAAGGCATTCGACTATCGTCTGATCGATCAATCGGCTGCCGAGATCGTCGATACCGCGAAGCGGACTGGCGCAATCGTCCGTGGCCCGGTGCCGCTGCCGACGCGCATTCAGCGTTTTGACATCCTGCGTTCGCCGCACGTCAACAAGACGTCGCGCGATCAGCTCGAAATCCGTACCCACCAGCGCCTGATGGACATCGTCGATCCGACCGACAAGACGGTTGACGCGCTGATGAAGCTCGACCTGCCGGCTGGCGTCGACGTGGAAATCAAGCTGCAGTAA
- the rplW gene encoding 50S ribosomal protein L23, which translates to MSEIRKNDHRLMQVLLAPVISEKATLVADKNEQVVFEVAPDATKQEVKAAVELLFKVEVDSVNVLVQKGKQKRFGRSMGRRKDVKKAYVCLKPGQEINFEAEAK; encoded by the coding sequence ATGAGCGAGATTCGCAAGAACGATCATCGTTTGATGCAGGTCCTGCTCGCACCGGTGATCTCGGAAAAGGCGACGCTGGTTGCCGACAAGAACGAGCAAGTCGTGTTCGAAGTCGCACCGGATGCCACGAAGCAGGAAGTGAAGGCGGCTGTCGAGCTGCTGTTCAAGGTTGAAGTTGATTCGGTCAACGTGCTGGTTCAGAAGGGCAAGCAAAAGCGCTTCGGCCGTTCGATGGGCCGTCGCAAGGACGTGAAGAAGGCGTACGTTTGCCTGAAGCCCGGCCAGGAAATCAACTTTGAAGCGGAGGCCAAGTAA
- the recQ gene encoding DNA helicase RecQ: MSRALEILDEVFGYPAFRGQQGEIVEHVAGGGDCLVLMPTGGGKSLCYQIPALLRREAGQGAGIVVSPLIALMQDQVAALSEVGVRAAYLNSTQSGAEAAATERALREGEIDLLYVAPERLMTGRFLDLLERAKIGLFAIDEAHCVSQWGHDFRPEYIQLSVLHERFPSVPRIALTATADAITRDEIIHRLALDDARVFISSFDRPNIRYRIVEKDNARSQLLDFIRAEHTNADGTTDAGVVYCLSRRKVEETAEWLKAQGVRALPYHAGMEFEVRQKHQEMFQREEGIVMCATIAFGMGIDKPDVRFVAHLDLPKSVEGYYQETGRAGRDGMPANAWMAYGLGDVVQQRKMIDESDADDAHKRVQTSKLDALLGLCETISCRRVRLLNYFGEESKPCGNCDTCLEPPDSWDATREAQMALSCVFRAQRASGFNFGSSHLIEILRGGRTEKVLQRGHDQLSTFGIGAALSEPEWRAIFRQLVAYGYLAVDHGGFGALMLTEAAKPVLKNEEKVTLRRYVKPQRTRQSSSRSGTRVDPTAGMGTRERARWDALRAWRAETAKTDGVPAYVIFHDATLAEIARNAPETIDDLRHIPGMGVRKLERFGDEIIDVVESA, encoded by the coding sequence ATGTCCCGCGCCCTCGAAATCCTCGACGAAGTATTTGGTTATCCCGCATTTCGCGGCCAGCAGGGCGAGATCGTCGAACACGTCGCCGGCGGCGGCGATTGCCTCGTGCTGATGCCAACCGGCGGCGGCAAGTCGCTGTGCTACCAGATTCCCGCGCTGCTGCGCCGCGAGGCCGGGCAGGGCGCCGGCATCGTCGTGTCGCCGTTGATCGCGCTGATGCAGGACCAGGTCGCCGCACTGAGCGAAGTGGGTGTGCGCGCCGCGTACCTGAATTCGACGCAGTCGGGCGCCGAGGCTGCGGCGACCGAGCGCGCGTTGCGCGAAGGCGAGATCGATCTGCTCTACGTCGCGCCGGAGCGGCTGATGACGGGGCGCTTCCTCGACCTGCTCGAGCGCGCGAAGATCGGCCTGTTCGCGATTGACGAAGCGCACTGCGTGTCGCAATGGGGGCACGATTTCCGCCCGGAGTACATTCAGCTGTCGGTGCTGCACGAGCGGTTCCCGTCGGTGCCGCGCATCGCGCTGACCGCCACGGCCGATGCGATCACGCGCGACGAGATCATCCACCGTCTCGCGCTCGACGATGCACGCGTATTCATATCGAGCTTCGACCGCCCGAACATCCGCTACCGGATCGTCGAAAAGGACAACGCGCGTTCGCAACTGCTCGATTTCATCCGCGCCGAACACACGAATGCCGACGGTACGACGGATGCAGGCGTCGTCTATTGCCTGTCACGCCGCAAGGTCGAGGAAACGGCCGAATGGCTGAAGGCGCAGGGCGTGCGTGCGTTGCCGTATCACGCGGGGATGGAGTTCGAGGTACGGCAGAAGCACCAGGAAATGTTCCAGCGCGAGGAAGGCATCGTGATGTGCGCGACGATCGCGTTCGGCATGGGCATCGACAAGCCGGACGTGCGCTTCGTTGCGCACCTGGATCTGCCGAAAAGCGTCGAAGGCTACTACCAGGAAACCGGCCGCGCCGGCCGCGACGGGATGCCCGCGAATGCATGGATGGCGTATGGCCTCGGCGACGTCGTCCAGCAGCGCAAGATGATCGACGAATCCGATGCGGACGACGCACACAAGCGCGTCCAGACGTCGAAGCTCGACGCGCTGCTCGGGCTGTGCGAGACGATCTCGTGCCGCCGCGTGAGGCTGCTGAACTACTTCGGCGAGGAGAGCAAGCCGTGCGGCAACTGCGACACGTGCCTCGAGCCGCCCGATTCATGGGACGCGACGCGCGAGGCGCAGATGGCGCTGTCGTGCGTGTTCCGCGCGCAGCGCGCGAGCGGCTTCAATTTCGGCTCGAGCCACCTGATCGAAATCCTGCGCGGCGGGCGCACCGAGAAGGTATTGCAGCGCGGCCACGACCAGCTCAGCACGTTCGGAATCGGCGCGGCGCTGTCCGAGCCGGAGTGGCGTGCGATTTTCCGGCAGCTCGTCGCGTACGGCTACCTGGCCGTCGACCATGGCGGCTTCGGCGCACTGATGCTGACCGAGGCCGCGAAGCCCGTGCTGAAGAACGAGGAGAAGGTCACGCTGCGCCGCTACGTGAAGCCGCAGCGCACGCGCCAGTCGTCGAGCCGCAGCGGTACGCGCGTCGATCCGACGGCCGGCATGGGCACGCGTGAGCGCGCACGGTGGGATGCGCTGCGCGCGTGGCGTGCGGAAACCGCGAAAACGGACGGCGTGCCCGCCTACGTGATCTTCCACGACGCGACGCTTGCCGAGATCGCACGCAACGCGCCGGAGACGATCGACGACCTGCGCCATATCCCCGGCATGGGCGTGCGCAAGCTCGAGCGCTTCGGCGACGAGATCATCGACGTCGTCGAGTCGGCCTGA
- the rplC gene encoding 50S ribosomal protein L3 has protein sequence MSLGLVGRKVGMTRIFTAEGDSIPVTVLDVSDNRVTQIKTVETDGYTAVQVAFGSRRASRVTKPLAGHLAKAGVEAGEILKEFRIDAAKAAELSNGAVVGADLFEVGQKVDVQGVSIGKGYAGTIKRYNFSSGRATHGNSRSHNVPGSIGMAQDPGRVFPGKRMTGHMGDVTVTVQNLEIARIDAERKLLLVKGAIPGAKGGKVFVTPAVKTKGAK, from the coding sequence ATGAGCCTTGGACTCGTAGGTCGCAAGGTTGGCATGACCCGTATCTTCACGGCGGAAGGGGATTCGATTCCCGTCACCGTGCTGGACGTGTCGGACAACCGCGTGACGCAGATCAAGACTGTTGAAACCGACGGCTACACGGCCGTGCAGGTTGCATTCGGCTCCCGTCGTGCCTCGCGCGTGACGAAGCCGCTGGCAGGTCATCTCGCCAAAGCCGGTGTCGAAGCCGGTGAAATCCTCAAGGAATTCCGCATTGACGCGGCCAAGGCAGCCGAGCTGTCGAATGGCGCCGTGGTCGGTGCAGATCTTTTCGAAGTGGGCCAGAAGGTCGACGTGCAAGGCGTGTCGATCGGTAAGGGCTACGCCGGTACGATCAAGCGTTACAACTTCTCCTCCGGCCGTGCTACGCACGGTAACTCGCGCTCGCACAACGTGCCGGGCTCGATCGGTATGGCGCAGGATCCGGGTCGTGTTTTCCCGGGTAAACGCATGACGGGTCACATGGGTGACGTGACGGTGACGGTGCAGAACCTCGAAATCGCTCGTATCGACGCAGAGCGCAAGCTGCTGCTCGTGAAGGGTGCGATTCCGGGCGCGAAGGGCGGCAAGGTCTTCGTGACGCCGGCCGTCAAGACCAAGGGGGCGAAATAA
- the rpsC gene encoding 30S ribosomal protein S3 → MGQKIHPTGFRLAVSRNWASRWYANNNNFAAMLQEDIGVREYLKKKLKNASVGRVVIERPAKNARITIYSSRPGVVIGKKGEDIEQLKTELQRRMGVPVHVNIEEIRKPETDAQLIADSITQQLERRIMFRRAMKRAMQNAMRLGAQGIKIMSAGRLNGIEIARTEWYREGRVPLHTLRADIDYATSEAKTTYGIIGVKVWVYKGDTLGRNDAPVVEEVAEDKRPRRNARPGDRRPRRDGEGGAPGARRGAPRRGAGKPEDGKTGE, encoded by the coding sequence ATGGGACAGAAAATTCATCCGACTGGCTTCCGCCTGGCTGTCAGCCGCAATTGGGCTTCGCGTTGGTACGCGAACAACAACAATTTCGCGGCGATGCTGCAGGAAGACATCGGTGTTCGTGAATACCTGAAGAAGAAGCTGAAGAACGCTTCGGTCGGTCGGGTGGTCATCGAGCGTCCGGCGAAGAACGCGCGCATCACGATTTACAGCTCGCGTCCGGGCGTGGTCATCGGCAAGAAGGGCGAGGATATCGAACAGCTGAAGACGGAACTGCAACGCCGCATGGGCGTGCCGGTTCACGTCAACATCGAAGAAATCCGCAAGCCGGAAACCGATGCTCAGCTGATCGCTGACTCGATCACGCAACAGCTCGAGCGCCGGATCATGTTCCGTCGCGCGATGAAGCGTGCGATGCAGAACGCGATGCGTCTGGGTGCCCAAGGCATCAAGATCATGAGCGCAGGCCGTCTGAACGGTATCGAAATCGCTCGTACGGAATGGTATCGCGAAGGTCGCGTGCCGCTTCACACGCTGCGTGCTGATATCGACTACGCGACTTCGGAAGCGAAGACGACTTACGGGATCATCGGCGTCAAGGTGTGGGTCTACAAGGGCGATACGCTCGGCCGCAACGACGCACCGGTGGTGGAAGAAGTAGCCGAAGACAAGCGTCCGCGTCGCAATGCGCGTCCGGGCGACCGTCGTCCGCGCCGTGACGGCGAAGGCGGCGCTCCGGGTGCTCGTCGTGGCGCACCGCGCCGTGGCGCCGGCAAGCCCGAAGACGGCAAGACTGGAGAATAA